A stretch of Anaeromyxobacter dehalogenans 2CP-1 DNA encodes these proteins:
- the recO gene encoding DNA repair protein RecO, protein MDRAKLTGVVLRAVDYGESDRVVTLLTAERGKVSAFARGARASRRRFGGALEPFTLLSAEVRERSGSDLLGLDSVSVVRGFGALRGDLGRIACAGYAAELARELVRDHQPHDELFELLVAYLDALDAGPPRPAALRAFELGALRAAGLMPRLDACARCGAPVGEGPVRFDAGEGGALCAGCAPGVPRTLPLAAGTLAALLRLQDGGLAAAASEPLAPPAGREAREALTAFLEHHLGRRLAARRFLDEIGPLLGA, encoded by the coding sequence ATGGACCGGGCGAAGCTCACCGGCGTGGTGCTCCGCGCCGTGGACTACGGCGAGTCGGATCGCGTGGTGACGCTGCTCACGGCGGAGCGGGGCAAGGTCTCCGCGTTCGCGCGCGGGGCGCGCGCCTCGCGGCGGCGCTTCGGCGGCGCGCTGGAGCCGTTCACGCTGCTCTCGGCGGAGGTCCGCGAGCGCTCCGGCTCGGACCTCCTCGGCCTGGACTCGGTGTCGGTGGTGCGCGGCTTCGGCGCGCTCCGCGGCGACCTCGGGCGGATCGCCTGCGCCGGCTATGCGGCCGAGCTGGCGCGCGAGCTGGTGCGCGACCACCAGCCCCACGACGAGCTGTTCGAGCTGCTGGTCGCCTACCTCGACGCGCTGGACGCCGGGCCGCCGCGCCCGGCGGCGCTGCGCGCCTTCGAGCTGGGCGCGCTGCGCGCCGCCGGGCTCATGCCGCGCCTCGACGCCTGCGCGCGCTGCGGGGCGCCGGTCGGCGAGGGCCCGGTGCGCTTCGACGCGGGGGAGGGGGGCGCGCTCTGCGCGGGCTGCGCGCCGGGCGTCCCGCGCACGCTCCCGCTCGCCGCCGGCACCCTCGCCGCGCTCCTGCGGCTCCAGGACGGCGGCCTCGCCGCCGCCGCGTCCGAGCCGCTCGCCCCGCCCGCCGGGCGCGAGGCGCGCGAGGCGCTCACCGCGTTCCTGGAGCACCACCTCGGCCGGCGGCTCGCGGCCCGCCGCTTCCTCGACGAGATCGGGCCGCTGCTGGGCGCCTGA
- a CDS encoding helix-turn-helix domain-containing protein, which translates to MSDEHDTPAPEAPAAEAPETGAAPAEEGLPAFGRWLARERELRGLTRDEVTRAIKLAPGVVEALESGEEARIPPRAYVVGYLRGYAAAVGLDPDEVVLRFEEAAGPVEARARRARRGTDPRVLAGAALALAVAAAAAWAMLGR; encoded by the coding sequence ATGAGCGACGAGCACGACACGCCCGCGCCGGAGGCGCCCGCCGCGGAGGCGCCCGAGACCGGGGCGGCGCCGGCCGAGGAGGGCCTGCCCGCCTTCGGCCGCTGGCTGGCGCGGGAGCGCGAGCTGCGCGGGCTGACCCGCGACGAGGTCACCCGCGCCATCAAGCTCGCGCCCGGCGTGGTCGAGGCGCTCGAGTCCGGCGAGGAGGCGCGCATCCCGCCGCGCGCGTACGTGGTCGGCTACCTCCGCGGCTACGCGGCCGCGGTCGGGCTGGATCCGGACGAGGTCGTGCTCCGGTTCGAGGAGGCGGCGGGGCCCGTGGAGGCGCGCGCCCGGCGCGCGCGGCGCGGGACCGACCCGCGCGTCCTCGCCGGCGCCGCCCTGGCGCTCGCGGTCGCCGCGGCCGCCGCCTGGGCCATGCTCGGCCGCTGA
- a CDS encoding tetratricopeptide repeat protein, with the protein MRPSSLALAAVLSAALACAHAPSAKERRGAEIHHDLGLEALRAGRAPDALREFDQALAAVEEFPEAHLGRGLVLELGFGRLDEAEKAYRRALALRPGYSEAHNDLGQLLAKTGRLQAAVAEFDLALADMMYREPYVARCNKGQALWRMGRKDEGLAELRTCLSMAPRYCDGRRELGRIRLSEGQITEALEELDAYARSCDQRPDAHLQLGLARMKAGDLAGARAAFEKCQAIGDGTNEGEECRRSLGRLQ; encoded by the coding sequence ATGCGCCCCTCATCGCTCGCCCTCGCCGCCGTCCTCTCCGCAGCCCTCGCCTGCGCCCACGCCCCCAGCGCCAAGGAGCGCCGGGGCGCCGAGATCCACCACGACCTGGGGCTGGAGGCGCTCCGCGCCGGGCGCGCGCCGGACGCGCTCCGCGAGTTCGACCAGGCCCTCGCGGCGGTGGAGGAGTTCCCGGAGGCGCACCTCGGGCGCGGGCTGGTGCTCGAGCTCGGGTTCGGCCGCCTCGACGAGGCGGAGAAGGCGTACCGGCGCGCCCTGGCGCTGCGCCCCGGCTACTCGGAGGCGCACAACGACCTCGGGCAGCTCCTCGCCAAGACCGGCCGCCTGCAGGCCGCGGTGGCCGAGTTCGACCTCGCGCTCGCCGACATGATGTACCGGGAGCCGTACGTGGCCCGCTGCAACAAGGGCCAGGCGCTCTGGCGCATGGGGCGCAAGGACGAGGGGCTCGCCGAGCTCCGCACCTGCCTCTCGATGGCGCCGCGCTACTGCGACGGGCGGCGCGAGCTGGGGCGGATCCGCCTGTCGGAGGGGCAGATCACCGAGGCGCTGGAGGAGCTCGACGCCTACGCGCGGAGCTGCGACCAGCGCCCCGACGCGCACCTGCAGCTCGGGCTGGCGCGGATGAAGGCCGGCGACCTCGCCGGCGCGCGCGCCGCGTTCGAGAAGTGCCAGGCGATCGGCGACGGGACCAACGAGGGCGAGGAGTGCCGCCGGAGCCTGGGCCGCCTCCAGTGA
- a CDS encoding radical SAM protein, whose amino-acid sequence MRVTEIFFSIQGEGSRAGRPCVFVRFTGCDLRCGYCDTAYAFHGGADMDRAAILAEVARHPARFVCLTGGEPMLQRELPDLARELLARGYEVAVETHGQRPLDALPAEAIRVVDVKTPGSGEVATDLAYLDRLQPHDEVKFVVCSEDDFRWSREVVRRHALEGRVQVLFSPAWGQVAPRDLVRWMLESGLDARLSLQVHKVVWGPDVHGV is encoded by the coding sequence ATGCGCGTCACCGAGATCTTCTTCAGCATCCAGGGCGAGGGCTCCCGCGCCGGCCGCCCCTGCGTGTTCGTCCGGTTCACCGGCTGCGACCTGCGCTGCGGCTACTGCGACACCGCCTACGCGTTCCACGGCGGCGCGGACATGGATCGGGCCGCGATCCTCGCGGAGGTGGCCCGCCACCCGGCGCGCTTCGTCTGCCTCACCGGCGGCGAGCCCATGCTGCAGCGCGAGCTGCCCGACCTCGCCCGCGAGCTCCTCGCGCGCGGCTACGAGGTGGCGGTGGAGACGCACGGGCAGCGGCCGCTGGACGCGCTGCCGGCCGAGGCCATCCGGGTGGTGGACGTGAAGACGCCCGGCTCGGGCGAGGTCGCCACCGACCTCGCCTACCTCGATCGGCTGCAGCCGCACGACGAGGTGAAGTTCGTGGTCTGCTCCGAGGACGACTTCCGCTGGTCGCGCGAGGTGGTGCGACGCCACGCGCTGGAGGGGAGGGTGCAGGTGCTCTTCTCGCCGGCGTGGGGGCAGGTGGCGCCGCGCGACCTGGTGCGCTGGATGCTCGAGAGCGGGCTCGACGCGCGCCTCTCGCTGCAGGTCCACAAGGTGGTCTGGGGCCCGGACGTGCACGGCGTGTAG
- a CDS encoding lytic transglycosylase domain-containing protein yields MPRLSGLLGAALAITAWVVVAAFPRTLSHEARTHGTGEPGCGASGCEPEADPLVEAIDAQIAARMPGLADGDRTRLASTIVLEAEAARIDPLLVLALIEVESSFDARALSGAGAKGLMQLRESTLRRELERVGLPAGDPHDPVLNVRAGVRYLRRLLDAFGREEVALMAYNAGPNRILGYLREGAIPQRFHVYPRRVKAELRRIRRDIGDERPAEAVAAAAAPAPVAE; encoded by the coding sequence ATGCCGCGGCTCAGCGGGCTCCTCGGGGCCGCCCTGGCCATCACCGCGTGGGTGGTGGTCGCGGCGTTCCCGCGGACGCTCTCGCACGAGGCGCGGACGCACGGGACCGGCGAGCCGGGCTGCGGCGCGAGCGGGTGCGAGCCCGAGGCCGATCCGCTGGTCGAGGCCATCGACGCGCAGATCGCCGCGCGGATGCCCGGGCTGGCCGACGGCGACCGGACCCGGCTGGCGAGCACCATCGTGCTGGAGGCCGAGGCGGCGCGGATCGACCCGCTGCTGGTGCTCGCGCTCATCGAGGTCGAGTCCTCCTTCGACGCCCGCGCGCTGTCCGGTGCGGGCGCGAAGGGGCTCATGCAGCTCCGCGAGTCCACCCTGCGCCGCGAGCTGGAGCGCGTCGGCCTCCCGGCGGGGGACCCGCACGATCCGGTGCTCAACGTGCGCGCGGGGGTGCGCTACCTGCGCCGGCTCCTCGACGCCTTCGGGCGCGAGGAGGTGGCGCTGATGGCCTACAACGCCGGCCCGAACCGGATCCTGGGCTACCTGCGCGAGGGCGCGATCCCGCAGCGCTTCCACGTGTACCCGCGGCGCGTGAAGGCGGAGCTGCGCCGGATCCGGCGCGACATCGGCGACGAGCGCCCGGCCGAGGCGGTGGCGGCCGCCGCCGCGCCCGCGCCGGTGGCCGAGTAG
- a CDS encoding phasin family protein: MPDIQGMFKDVWSSARAGVTAAEAEAEKVLGRIGVSTEGVRRQARELGERLDRERRGLERGLDDAVRRAANRFRIPTRDDLETLQRRLDAVSERVEALSRRAPVAPPPPRQEQGE, from the coding sequence ATGCCGGACATCCAGGGAATGTTCAAGGACGTCTGGTCCAGCGCGCGCGCCGGCGTGACCGCGGCCGAGGCCGAGGCGGAGAAGGTGCTCGGCCGCATCGGCGTCTCGACGGAGGGGGTGCGGCGCCAGGCTCGCGAGCTGGGCGAGCGGCTCGACCGCGAGCGGCGCGGGCTCGAGCGCGGCCTCGACGACGCGGTGCGCCGGGCGGCGAACCGCTTCCGCATCCCGACCCGCGACGACCTGGAGACGCTGCAGCGTCGCCTCGACGCCGTCTCCGAGCGCGTGGAGGCGCTGTCGCGGCGCGCGCCGGTCGCGCCGCCGCCGCCGCGGCAGGAGCAGGGGGAATAG
- a CDS encoding quinone-dependent dihydroorotate dehydrogenase: MLWPALRSVLFQLDPERVHHLAHWALHRVPLAVARARRPASIPALAVRCMGLDFDGPVGLAAGFDKGDVALPGLFGLGFSHVEIGTITPRPQPGNDRPRLFRLPEHRALLNRMGFNNEGMEACARRLAALPPAARLGPVGINVGKNKVTPNEDAAADYLACIERLHPYADYLVVNISSPNTPGLRQLQERDALDRLLRACVRHLAERAPGKPLLVKLAPDLSPEALDEAVDVAIAAGAAGIVATNTTLSRAGVERHPRAAEAGGLSGAPLERLATDVVRRCYARAAGRVPIVGVGGVMDAEGAYAKIRAGATLVQAYTGLIYGGPAFVGRVNAGLARLLERDGFSTLSDAVGADHRQGGGKAAG; the protein is encoded by the coding sequence ATGCTCTGGCCAGCCCTGCGGTCCGTCCTGTTCCAGCTCGACCCGGAGCGCGTGCACCACCTCGCGCACTGGGCGCTGCACCGCGTCCCGCTCGCCGTGGCGCGCGCGCGCCGGCCGGCGTCCATCCCCGCCCTCGCGGTCCGCTGCATGGGGCTCGACTTCGACGGGCCGGTGGGCCTGGCGGCCGGCTTCGACAAGGGGGACGTGGCGCTGCCGGGGCTCTTCGGGCTGGGCTTCTCGCACGTCGAGATCGGGACGATCACGCCGCGCCCCCAGCCGGGCAACGATCGCCCGCGCCTGTTCCGCCTTCCCGAGCACCGCGCGCTGCTCAACCGGATGGGCTTCAACAACGAGGGGATGGAGGCCTGCGCGCGTCGGCTCGCGGCGCTCCCTCCGGCCGCGCGCCTCGGGCCCGTCGGGATCAACGTCGGGAAGAACAAGGTGACGCCGAACGAGGACGCCGCCGCCGACTACCTCGCGTGCATCGAGCGGCTCCACCCGTACGCCGACTATCTGGTGGTCAACATCTCGTCGCCGAACACCCCGGGGCTGCGCCAGCTCCAGGAGCGCGACGCGCTGGATCGCCTGCTGCGCGCCTGCGTGCGCCACCTGGCGGAGCGGGCGCCGGGCAAGCCGCTCCTGGTGAAGCTCGCGCCGGACCTCTCGCCCGAGGCGCTCGACGAGGCGGTGGACGTGGCCATCGCGGCGGGCGCCGCCGGGATCGTGGCGACCAACACCACGCTCTCCCGGGCCGGCGTCGAGCGTCACCCGCGCGCCGCGGAGGCGGGCGGGCTCTCCGGCGCGCCGCTGGAGCGGCTGGCCACCGACGTGGTCCGGCGCTGCTACGCGCGCGCCGCCGGCCGGGTCCCGATCGTCGGGGTGGGCGGGGTGATGGACGCGGAGGGCGCGTACGCGAAGATCCGGGCCGGCGCGACGCTGGTCCAGGCGTACACGGGGCTCATCTACGGCGGCCCCGCGTTCGTGGGCCGGGTGAACGCCGGCCTGGCCCGGCTGCTCGAGCGGGACGGGTTCAGCACCCTTTCGGACGCGGTCGGCGCAGACCACCGACAGGGCGGCGGGAAGGCGGCGGGGTAG
- the rimI gene encoding ribosomal protein S18-alanine N-acetyltransferase: MRRPADAAAALRFRPMRTADLDRVVDIEKDGFRNPWSRQLLERELGHAWSSTLLAVEDGPGGEVVLGFIVFWLVHDELHVLNIATALEARRRGVGRALMLEGHRIGRGRGAVLATLEVRRSNVAAIELYRSLGYRQVGIRPGYYAEEGEDAVVMTADLP, encoded by the coding sequence GTGCGCAGGCCGGCCGACGCCGCCGCGGCGCTCCGCTTCCGCCCGATGCGGACCGCGGATCTCGATCGCGTGGTGGACATCGAGAAGGACGGGTTCCGCAACCCGTGGTCGCGCCAGCTGCTCGAGCGCGAGCTCGGCCACGCGTGGTCGAGCACGCTGCTCGCGGTGGAGGACGGCCCGGGCGGCGAGGTGGTGCTCGGCTTCATCGTCTTCTGGCTGGTGCACGACGAGCTGCACGTCCTCAACATCGCGACGGCGCTGGAGGCGCGGCGCCGCGGGGTGGGGCGCGCGCTCATGCTGGAGGGGCACCGGATCGGCCGCGGCCGCGGCGCGGTGCTCGCCACGCTCGAGGTGCGCCGCTCCAACGTGGCGGCCATCGAGCTGTACCGCTCGCTCGGCTACCGCCAGGTGGGGATCCGGCCCGGCTACTACGCCGAGGAGGGCGAGGACGCCGTCGTCATGACCGCGGATCTGCCCTAG
- a CDS encoding DnaJ C-terminal domain-containing protein, translating into MPEHDLYEIIGVPRTATHDEIKRAYRKLARKYHPDVNPGDKAAEERFKEVTAAFEVLSDEKRRKLYDEFGPDSLRSGFDEKKAEQYRQWKRHGAPNGGMPFDFGDFSTVNVGDYGAFDFGSIFGDLFGGARGGRVRRGPIPSQGAHAEAEIAIDLRDAVLGAERDLRVDGRTLRVKIPAGVTDGSRIRLGGQGGRGAHGGPAGDLYLEVRLRAHPHLRREGRDLYLDLPVTIPEAALGAEVELPTFEGPVRLRVPPGAQSGMQLRLRGKGMPDLRGGPRGDLYAVVQLRLPPDGPALHEAVKPLAELYKDDPRAGISL; encoded by the coding sequence GTGCCAGAGCACGACCTCTACGAGATCATCGGAGTTCCACGCACCGCGACCCACGACGAGATCAAGCGCGCCTACCGCAAGCTCGCCAGGAAGTACCACCCCGACGTGAACCCGGGGGACAAGGCGGCGGAGGAGCGCTTCAAGGAGGTCACGGCGGCGTTCGAGGTGCTCTCCGACGAGAAGCGCCGGAAGCTGTACGACGAGTTCGGACCGGACTCGCTGCGCTCCGGGTTCGACGAGAAGAAGGCCGAGCAGTACCGGCAGTGGAAGCGGCACGGCGCGCCGAACGGCGGGATGCCGTTCGACTTCGGCGACTTCTCCACGGTGAACGTGGGCGACTACGGCGCGTTCGACTTCGGGTCGATCTTCGGCGACCTGTTCGGCGGCGCGCGCGGCGGGCGGGTGCGGCGAGGCCCCATCCCGTCCCAGGGCGCCCACGCGGAGGCGGAGATCGCCATCGACCTGCGCGACGCGGTGCTCGGCGCCGAGCGCGACCTGCGCGTGGACGGGCGCACGCTGCGCGTGAAGATCCCGGCCGGCGTGACCGACGGCTCGCGCATCCGCCTGGGCGGCCAGGGCGGGCGCGGGGCCCACGGCGGCCCGGCCGGCGACCTGTACCTGGAGGTCCGGCTGCGCGCGCACCCGCACCTGCGCCGGGAGGGGCGCGACCTCTACCTCGATCTCCCCGTCACCATCCCGGAGGCCGCGCTCGGGGCCGAGGTGGAGCTGCCCACGTTCGAGGGCCCGGTCCGGCTGCGCGTGCCGCCGGGCGCGCAGAGCGGAATGCAGCTCCGGCTCCGCGGCAAGGGGATGCCGGACCTGCGGGGCGGGCCGCGCGGCGATCTGTACGCGGTGGTCCAGCTGCGCCTGCCGCCGGATGGGCCTGCGCTGCACGAGGCCGTGAAGCCGCTGGCCGAGCTGTACAAGGACGATCCGCGCGCGGGCATCTCGTTGTAG
- a CDS encoding HEAT repeat domain-containing protein, translated as MGLFDLFGSKEEREQNQLRKLAKKLTERYGPPENRQKVIEQLGEMATPGALGTLCLRFTVRAEPGITDDEEKETARGILVAAGQEALGPVEAFVREQESGIAWGLRVLAQIAPPEKVIDVVVKELTRLSRSYTRDPEKKLVLLTWLAEHAGPEADAGLEAALLPLLEDFSDDVRIAAARVLSGRAPSEPARDALIQLLLRDRDNARVRGEVLEALARLGADVKGHRPSVEALLVEPFYLDREGRVKKRG; from the coding sequence ATGGGACTGTTCGATCTGTTCGGGTCGAAGGAGGAGCGGGAGCAGAACCAGCTCCGCAAGCTCGCGAAGAAGCTCACCGAGCGCTACGGCCCGCCGGAGAACCGCCAGAAGGTGATCGAGCAGCTCGGGGAGATGGCCACGCCGGGCGCGCTGGGCACGCTCTGCCTGCGCTTCACCGTCCGCGCCGAGCCGGGCATCACCGACGACGAGGAGAAGGAGACCGCGCGCGGGATCCTGGTCGCCGCCGGCCAGGAGGCGCTCGGGCCGGTGGAGGCGTTCGTCCGCGAGCAGGAGTCGGGCATCGCCTGGGGCCTCCGGGTGCTCGCGCAGATCGCGCCGCCGGAGAAGGTGATCGACGTGGTGGTGAAGGAGCTGACGCGCCTCTCCCGCTCCTACACGCGCGACCCGGAGAAGAAGCTGGTGCTGCTCACCTGGCTCGCGGAGCACGCCGGGCCCGAGGCCGACGCCGGCCTGGAGGCCGCGCTGCTCCCGCTGCTGGAGGACTTCTCCGACGACGTGCGCATCGCCGCGGCCCGGGTGCTGTCGGGGCGCGCGCCCAGCGAGCCGGCGCGCGACGCGCTCATCCAGCTGCTGCTGCGCGATCGCGACAACGCGCGCGTGCGCGGCGAGGTGCTGGAGGCGCTGGCGCGGCTCGGGGCCGACGTGAAGGGCCACCGGCCCAGCGTCGAGGCGCTGCTGGTCGAGCCGTTCTACCTGGACCGCGAGGGCCGGGTGAAGAAGCGCGGGTGA
- a CDS encoding 1-acyl-sn-glycerol-3-phosphate acyltransferase, with protein MTKASDPQPDGSTPPPSAPEGTGLGEGGGVLGRWFAPVKIPRDAIATLRALAARGSLVFVMRSPGLLGFLYLRWFLRRAGLPPLRAAQGFHGLTGWLARVRRTRRAFEDAVAAGESSLVFLGRPDAEKNPLAALVRQQRDLFQPVFLVPVLLVWSRRAQRLQGSIWDVLYGSPESPSAFANAIAFLRAFRRAVFDVGRALDLKEYLAQRAAEPDASVALRVRGALHQHLAREFRTAVGPPLKAPSRVREKVLRDRSLRAAIEAVAAGTGRPAQAVVAEAEKDLREIASNYDPVFVGVMRALLSRFFRRLYTSVEVDEEGLARLRRAAGEAPFVLCPSHKSHVDYLVLSWLLYENGMTPPHIAAGINLAFWPFGAIARRGGAFFIRRKVKGDRVYTAVLRAYVKHLLRDRFPQEFYVEGGRSRTGKLLFPKTGLVSMEVDAWLDGAADDVLFVPVAIDYERLIEASSYANELAGGEKRKESLRGLLGAARVLLRRYERLYVQFETPISLRQVAAERLGARAASLAVDEAWGGEAERRAAPGAAGAGDDAEAKRQLVQGLANRIAYGISRAVTITPVGLVAAALLSHVRRGLGSEEVARRVELLRYVAAEGGARFARDLAGAPSDPRQAGPIADAVRRLARDGLVRVEVAAGDTIYQVVDEKRPLLDYHRNAVIHRYVAPALVASAARAGGTGGSTAAEVRDRALWLSRLFKLEFMYRSGASFDEIFESNLAFLVRVRAVDCDAGRVLPGPETTALAFLADLVRAYLEAYHLAAAAALAALGSDAPRQAPLDRRALVREALERGRGEFLSGRIALRETLSKATLENAVEWLMAQRVIAEEAGKLRLASPASVAELRAIMDGIAPHLAM; from the coding sequence GTGACGAAGGCCTCGGATCCCCAGCCGGACGGCTCGACGCCGCCGCCGTCCGCGCCTGAGGGCACCGGGCTCGGCGAGGGCGGCGGCGTGCTGGGGCGGTGGTTCGCGCCGGTCAAGATCCCCCGCGACGCGATCGCCACGCTGCGCGCGCTCGCCGCGCGCGGCAGCCTGGTGTTCGTGATGCGCTCGCCGGGCCTGCTCGGCTTCCTGTACCTGCGCTGGTTCCTGCGCCGCGCCGGCCTGCCCCCGCTCCGCGCGGCGCAGGGCTTCCACGGCCTCACCGGCTGGCTCGCCCGGGTGCGGCGCACCCGCCGCGCGTTCGAGGACGCGGTCGCCGCCGGCGAGTCGAGCCTCGTGTTCCTCGGGCGCCCGGACGCCGAGAAGAACCCGCTCGCCGCGCTGGTGCGGCAGCAGCGGGACTTGTTCCAGCCGGTGTTCCTCGTCCCGGTGCTGCTGGTGTGGAGCCGGCGGGCGCAGCGGCTGCAGGGCTCGATCTGGGACGTGCTGTACGGCTCGCCCGAGTCGCCGAGCGCCTTCGCGAACGCGATCGCGTTCCTGCGCGCGTTCCGGCGGGCGGTCTTCGACGTGGGGCGCGCGCTCGACCTCAAGGAGTACCTGGCCCAGCGCGCCGCCGAGCCGGACGCCTCGGTGGCCCTGCGCGTGCGCGGCGCGCTCCACCAGCACCTCGCCCGCGAGTTCCGCACCGCGGTCGGCCCGCCGCTCAAGGCGCCGTCCCGGGTGCGCGAGAAGGTGCTGCGCGATCGCTCGCTGCGCGCCGCCATCGAGGCGGTCGCCGCCGGGACCGGCCGGCCCGCGCAGGCGGTGGTGGCCGAGGCCGAGAAGGACCTGCGCGAGATCGCGAGCAACTACGACCCGGTCTTCGTCGGGGTGATGCGGGCGCTGCTCTCGCGGTTCTTCCGGCGGCTCTACACCAGCGTGGAGGTGGACGAGGAGGGCCTGGCCCGGCTGCGCCGCGCGGCGGGCGAGGCGCCCTTCGTGCTGTGCCCCAGCCACAAGAGCCACGTGGACTACCTGGTCCTCTCCTGGCTCCTCTACGAGAACGGCATGACGCCGCCGCACATCGCGGCCGGCATCAACCTCGCGTTCTGGCCGTTCGGCGCGATCGCCCGCCGCGGCGGCGCGTTCTTCATCCGGCGCAAGGTGAAGGGCGACCGCGTCTACACCGCGGTGCTGCGCGCCTACGTGAAGCACCTGCTGCGCGACCGCTTCCCGCAGGAGTTCTACGTGGAGGGCGGGCGCAGCCGCACCGGCAAGCTCCTGTTCCCGAAGACCGGCCTGGTGTCGATGGAGGTGGACGCCTGGCTGGACGGCGCCGCCGACGACGTGCTGTTCGTGCCGGTGGCGATCGACTACGAGCGGCTCATCGAGGCGTCCAGCTACGCGAACGAGCTGGCGGGCGGCGAGAAGCGCAAGGAGAGCCTGCGCGGCCTGCTGGGCGCGGCCCGCGTGCTCCTGCGGCGGTACGAGCGGCTGTACGTCCAGTTCGAGACGCCCATCTCGCTGCGCCAGGTGGCGGCCGAGCGGCTGGGGGCGCGCGCGGCGTCGCTGGCGGTGGACGAGGCCTGGGGCGGCGAGGCGGAGCGGCGCGCCGCGCCCGGCGCCGCCGGGGCGGGCGACGACGCCGAGGCGAAGCGGCAGCTGGTGCAGGGGCTCGCGAACCGCATCGCCTACGGGATCAGCCGCGCCGTCACCATCACGCCGGTCGGGCTGGTGGCGGCGGCGCTCCTCTCGCACGTGCGGCGCGGCCTCGGGTCCGAGGAGGTGGCGCGGCGGGTCGAGCTGCTCCGCTACGTGGCCGCCGAGGGCGGGGCCCGCTTCGCGCGCGACCTCGCCGGCGCGCCCTCCGATCCGCGGCAGGCCGGGCCCATCGCAGACGCGGTGCGGCGCCTGGCGCGCGACGGGCTGGTGCGGGTGGAGGTCGCGGCGGGCGACACCATCTACCAGGTGGTCGACGAGAAGCGCCCCCTGCTCGACTACCACCGCAACGCGGTGATCCACCGCTACGTCGCGCCCGCGCTGGTGGCCTCGGCGGCGCGCGCCGGCGGGACGGGCGGCTCGACGGCGGCGGAGGTCCGCGATCGGGCGCTGTGGCTGTCCCGCCTGTTCAAGCTCGAGTTCATGTACCGGAGCGGCGCGAGCTTCGACGAGATCTTCGAGTCGAACCTCGCGTTCCTGGTGCGGGTGCGGGCGGTGGACTGCGACGCGGGCCGGGTGCTGCCCGGACCGGAGACCACCGCCCTCGCCTTCCTCGCCGACCTGGTCCGCGCGTACCTCGAGGCCTACCACCTCGCCGCCGCGGCCGCCCTCGCCGCCCTCGGGTCCGACGCGCCGCGGCAGGCGCCGCTCGACCGGCGGGCGCTGGTCCGGGAGGCGCTCGAGCGAGGCCGGGGCGAGTTCCTCTCCGGCCGGATCGCGCTCCGCGAGACGCTCTCCAAAGCCACGCTGGAGAACGCGGTGGAGTGGCTCATGGCGCAGCGCGTGATCGCCGAGGAGGCGGGCAAGCTGCGCCTCGCCAGCCCGGCCTCGGTCGCGGAACTCCGCGCCATCATGGACGGAATCGCTCCGCATCTGGCGATGTGA